One genomic window of Ruminococcus gauvreauii includes the following:
- the prfB gene encoding peptide chain release factor 2 (programmed frameshift), whose translation MVELDQFRGILNNYTEPLVEVRDSLDLANKEKRIQELEMEMEAPGFWDNPEYSQQLMKELKGLKNDMDTYQGLISMKEDMETLIEMGYEENDPEVIPEIQELLDEFTKTFEDIRVKTLLSGEYDRDHAIVTLHAGAGGTESCDWAGMLYRMYNRWAERKGYTVEVLDYLDGDEAGIKSVTFEVQGENAYGYLKSEKGVHRLVRISPFNAAGKRQTSFVSCDVMPDIEEDVDIEIKDDDIRIDTYRSSGAGGQHINKTSSAIRITHFPSGIVVQCQNERSQHMNKDKAMQMLKAKLYLLRQQENEEKLSGIRGEVSDIGWGNQIRSYVMQPYTMVKDHRTSEERSNVDAVMDGDIDSFINAYLKWIALSSKKTEND comes from the exons GTGGTTGAATTAGATCAGTTCAGGGGCATCCTGAACAATTACACAGAACCATTAGTGGAAGTGAGGGATTCACTT GACCTTGCTAACAAGGAAAAGCGAATTCAGGAATTAGAAATGGAAATGGAAGCGCCGGGCTTCTGGGACAATCCGGAATACTCTCAGCAGCTGATGAAAGAGCTGAAGGGACTGAAAAATGATATGGACACATACCAGGGGCTGATATCCATGAAAGAGGATATGGAGACGCTTATCGAGATGGGTTATGAAGAAAATGACCCGGAAGTCATACCCGAAATACAGGAACTGTTGGATGAGTTTACCAAAACGTTTGAAGATATCCGCGTGAAGACACTGCTGTCCGGCGAGTACGACAGGGATCATGCGATCGTGACCCTGCACGCAGGCGCCGGCGGAACAGAGTCATGCGACTGGGCAGGCATGCTGTACCGCATGTATAACCGCTGGGCGGAACGAAAAGGGTATACCGTGGAAGTACTGGATTATCTGGACGGCGATGAGGCGGGCATCAAGTCCGTCACGTTTGAGGTGCAGGGAGAAAATGCCTACGGATATCTGAAATCGGAAAAGGGAGTTCACCGCCTGGTGCGCATCTCTCCGTTCAATGCGGCGGGTAAGCGTCAGACCTCATTTGTATCCTGTGACGTGATGCCGGATATCGAGGAGGACGTGGACATCGAAATAAAAGACGATGACATCCGGATCGATACGTATCGTTCAAGCGGCGCCGGAGGACAGCACATCAATAAAACGTCATCCGCCATCCGTATCACACATTTTCCGTCAGGGATTGTGGTACAGTGTCAGAATGAGCGTTCTCAGCATATGAATAAGGACAAGGCGATGCAGATGCTCAAGGCAAAACTGTATCTCCTCAGACAGCAGGAGAACGAGGAAAAGCTGTCTGGTATCCGCGGAGAAGTATCTGATATCGGATGGGGAAATCAGATCCGCTCTTACGTTATGCAGCCGTACACAATGGTTAAAGACCACCGGACAAGCGAAGAGCGCAGCAATGTGGATGCGGTGATGGACGGTGACATCGATTCGTTCATCAATGCATATCTGAAATGGATTGCGCTGTCTTCGAAAAAGACAGAGAACGATTAA
- a CDS encoding cofactor-independent phosphoglycerate mutase translates to MKYVIVLGDGMADEPLAALGDKTPLSYAKTPEMDALAACSEIGMVHTIPKGMSPGSDTANLSVMGYDPKQYYTGRSPLEALSIGVDMKADDVAIRCNIVTLSEDEPYEKKTIIDHSSDEISTEDAKILLEAVAEELQNETYQFYLGTSYRHCLIWAKGSVVTLTPPHDVLGQTISEYLPQDAMLRRMQERSYEILSQHPLNLERKKKGLNLANSLWFWGAGTRPALDSFEEKYHKRGVMISAVDLLKGIAVGAGMDNIVVEGANGGLHTNYEGKARAAVKALTEGGYDFAYIHVEAPDEMGHQGSVERKIQAIENLDQRVIRLVREGMDASGEAYRLMVLPDHPTPIRVRTHTSDPVPYLLYDSTAPGDHDWHYNEAEAAGSGNVLEEGWHLMNRLFS, encoded by the coding sequence ATGAAATACGTAATAGTTCTGGGGGACGGCATGGCGGACGAGCCGCTTGCGGCCCTCGGTGATAAGACCCCGTTATCCTATGCGAAGACCCCGGAAATGGATGCGCTGGCAGCGTGCTCGGAAATCGGCATGGTCCATACCATTCCGAAGGGCATGAGCCCGGGCAGCGACACTGCGAATCTTTCTGTGATGGGATACGATCCGAAACAATATTATACCGGGCGTTCTCCTCTTGAGGCGCTGAGCATCGGTGTGGATATGAAGGCGGATGACGTGGCGATCCGCTGCAACATCGTGACGCTCTCCGAGGATGAGCCGTATGAAAAGAAAACCATTATCGACCATAGCTCGGACGAGATCAGCACGGAGGATGCTAAGATTCTTCTGGAAGCGGTGGCGGAAGAGCTGCAAAATGAGACATATCAGTTTTATCTCGGCACCAGCTACCGCCACTGCCTGATCTGGGCGAAAGGAAGCGTCGTAACACTGACGCCTCCGCATGATGTGCTGGGACAGACGATCAGCGAATACCTGCCGCAGGATGCGATGCTGCGCAGGATGCAGGAGAGAAGTTATGAGATACTTTCACAGCATCCGCTGAACCTGGAACGGAAGAAAAAGGGGCTCAATCTGGCGAACAGCCTCTGGTTCTGGGGAGCCGGCACGCGTCCAGCACTCGACTCTTTTGAAGAAAAATATCATAAGAGAGGTGTCATGATATCGGCGGTCGACCTGTTAAAAGGGATAGCCGTTGGAGCAGGGATGGATAACATCGTGGTGGAAGGCGCAAACGGCGGTCTTCATACGAACTACGAAGGGAAAGCCCGGGCCGCCGTAAAGGCGCTGACAGAGGGCGGATATGATTTTGCCTACATCCATGTGGAAGCGCCGGATGAGATGGGGCATCAGGGCAGTGTAGAGCGCAAGATACAGGCGATTGAGAATCTGGATCAGCGGGTCATCCGACTGGTGAGGGAAGGGATGGACGCGTCGGGTGAGGCATATCGGCTGATGGTTCTTCCGGACCATCCGACGCCGATCCGTGTCAGAACTCATACCAGCGATCCGGTTCCCTATCTTCTGTATGACAGCACTGCGCCCGGAGATCACGACTGGCATTATAATGAGGCGGAAGCTGCAGGGAGCGGAAATGTGCTTGAAGAGGGATGGCACCTGATGAACCGCCTGTTCTCATAA
- a CDS encoding homoserine dehydrogenase, whose translation MINIAVLGYGTVGSGVVEVINTNHDSINKKAGEEINIKYVLDLRDFPGDPVQEKIVHDFETVINDPEIKIIVEVLGGIEPAYSFVKRALESGRSVCTSNKELVAKHGVELLEIARSKDINFLFEASCGGGIPIIRPLNSSLTADEIDEITGILNGTTNYIMTKMSADGSDFDEVLKDAQEKGYAERNPEADVEGYDACRKIAILSSLAFGRFVDYEDVYTEGITKITADDIKYAKKMGTSIKLLATSKKVGDGFYAMVSPVMIDGSNPLFSVNGVFNAIFVHGNVLGDAMFYGSGAGKLPTASAVVADVVDAAKHLNRNIMMNWSSKKLELMDISQVEERFFVRMKGSVAADGQKVKELFGDAAFVEVDDLEGEFAFVTGVMTEAAYQEKAQHADGIISMIRARF comes from the coding sequence ATGATTAATATTGCAGTGTTAGGTTATGGTACCGTGGGATCCGGTGTGGTGGAGGTCATCAATACAAACCATGACAGCATCAATAAAAAAGCCGGTGAGGAGATCAATATCAAGTATGTGCTGGATCTTCGCGATTTTCCGGGGGATCCGGTACAGGAAAAGATCGTCCATGACTTTGAGACGGTGATCAACGACCCGGAGATTAAGATTATCGTGGAAGTACTGGGTGGCATTGAGCCCGCCTATTCGTTCGTCAAACGTGCGCTGGAGAGCGGTAGAAGTGTCTGCACATCCAATAAAGAACTGGTTGCAAAACATGGTGTGGAACTTCTTGAGATTGCCCGCTCGAAAGATATTAATTTTCTGTTCGAGGCAAGCTGCGGCGGCGGAATACCGATCATCCGCCCGCTCAACTCTTCCCTGACTGCAGATGAGATCGATGAGATCACAGGAATCCTGAATGGGACGACGAATTATATCATGACGAAAATGAGCGCAGACGGCTCTGACTTTGATGAAGTACTGAAGGATGCTCAGGAAAAAGGGTATGCAGAGCGCAATCCGGAGGCGGACGTGGAAGGCTATGACGCCTGCAGAAAAATCGCGATTCTCTCCTCACTGGCATTCGGAAGGTTTGTGGACTACGAAGATGTCTATACAGAAGGCATTACGAAAATAACAGCAGACGACATCAAATATGCGAAAAAAATGGGGACCAGCATTAAACTTCTGGCAACCAGCAAAAAGGTGGGAGACGGATTCTATGCAATGGTCAGCCCGGTCATGATCGACGGTTCCAACCCGCTGTTCAGCGTAAACGGCGTATTTAACGCGATTTTTGTACACGGCAATGTCCTGGGTGATGCCATGTTCTATGGAAGCGGAGCCGGAAAACTCCCGACCGCGAGTGCAGTGGTGGCTGACGTTGTGGATGCCGCAAAACATCTGAACCGCAATATCATGATGAACTGGAGCAGCAAAAAACTGGAGCTGATGGACATCAGCCAGGTAGAGGAGCGTTTCTTTGTACGCATGAAAGGTTCTGTGGCAGCGGACGGACAGAAAGTAAAAGAACTGTTCGGCGATGCGGCATTTGTCGAGGTGGATGACCTGGAAGGTGAATTCGCGTTTGTAACGGGCGTGATGACAGAAGCCGCTTACCAGGAAAAAGCGCAGCATGCGGACGGAATCATCAGCATGATCCGTGCCAGATTTTAA
- the secA gene encoding preprotein translocase subunit SecA, with amino-acid sequence MKIIEKVFGTHSSREVKRILPQVDQIEALRPAMQALGDSELRDKTREFKERLEKGETLDDLLVEAYAVVREAAKRVLNMEHYRVQLIGGIILHQGRISEMKTGEGKTLVSTLPAYLNALEGKGVHIVTVNDYLAHRDAEWMGKVHEFLGLTVGVVLNSMKSDERRAAYACDITYVTNNELGFDYLRDNMVIYKEQLVQRDLHYAIIDEVDSVLIDEARTPLIISGQSGKSTKLYEVCDILARQLERGEASGEMTKMVAIMGEEITETGDFIVNEKDKIVNLTEEGIRKVEKFFSIENLADPENLEIQHNIILALRAHNLMFKDQDYVVKDEQILIVDEFTGRIMPGRRYSDGLHQAIEAKEHVKVRRESKTLATITFQNFFNKYAKKAGMTGTALTEEQEFRDIYGMDVIEIPTNRPVVRMDQDDAVYMTKKEKFKAVVEEIREAHEKQQPVLVGTITIETSELLSGMLKREGIPHQVLNAKFHELEAEIVAQAGVAGTVTIATNMAGRGTDIKLDDVSREAGGLKIIGTERHESRRIDNQLRGRSGRQGDPGESRFYISLEDDLMRLFGSERMMKVFTTLGVAENEQIEHKMLSNAIETAQKRIESNNYGIRKNLLEYDQVNNEQREIIYKERRRVLDGENMRDAIYKMITDTVDNAVDMCINEDNDSSEWDLGELNTVLLPIIPLEPLTEERVAGLKKNECKQKLKEEAVKLYEMKEAEFPEAEQLRELERVILLKIIDRKWMDHIDDMDQLRQGVGLQAYGQKDPKVEYKMAAYEMFDEMTASIQQDTLRLLYHVRIEQKVEREQVAQVTGTNKDDSGPKKPVQRTAEKVYPNDPCPCGSGKKYKQCCGRRA; translated from the coding sequence ATGAAAATAATCGAGAAAGTATTTGGAACGCACAGTTCCCGTGAGGTAAAGCGGATTCTGCCGCAGGTCGATCAGATAGAGGCTCTTCGCCCCGCAATGCAGGCGCTTGGCGACAGTGAGCTGCGGGATAAAACCCGTGAATTTAAAGAACGCCTTGAAAAAGGCGAGACGCTTGACGATCTGCTGGTTGAGGCGTATGCGGTTGTGCGTGAAGCGGCAAAGCGTGTGCTGAACATGGAGCATTACCGCGTGCAGCTGATCGGAGGCATTATTTTACATCAGGGCCGTATTTCTGAGATGAAGACTGGTGAAGGTAAGACATTGGTATCCACACTTCCGGCATATCTGAATGCCCTGGAAGGAAAAGGCGTTCATATCGTTACTGTCAACGATTATCTGGCGCACCGTGATGCTGAATGGATGGGAAAAGTCCATGAGTTTCTGGGACTGACAGTCGGCGTTGTGCTCAATTCCATGAAGAGCGATGAGCGCAGGGCCGCTTACGCCTGTGATATCACATATGTGACAAACAACGAACTGGGATTTGACTATCTGCGTGATAACATGGTCATCTATAAAGAACAGCTCGTGCAGAGGGACCTGCACTATGCGATCATCGATGAGGTCGACTCTGTTTTGATCGATGAGGCGAGGACGCCGCTTATTATATCGGGACAGAGCGGGAAATCCACGAAACTGTATGAAGTCTGCGATATCCTTGCAAGGCAGCTGGAACGAGGCGAGGCGAGCGGCGAGATGACGAAGATGGTCGCGATCATGGGTGAGGAGATCACGGAGACCGGTGATTTTATCGTCAATGAAAAAGATAAGATCGTAAACCTGACGGAGGAAGGTATCCGCAAAGTCGAGAAGTTCTTCAGCATTGAGAACCTTGCCGATCCCGAGAATCTGGAGATCCAGCATAACATCATTCTGGCTCTGCGGGCACACAATCTGATGTTTAAGGATCAGGATTACGTTGTGAAAGATGAACAGATACTGATCGTCGACGAATTTACCGGCCGTATCATGCCGGGAAGAAGGTATTCCGACGGCCTGCACCAGGCGATCGAGGCGAAAGAGCATGTGAAGGTACGCAGGGAGAGTAAGACGCTTGCGACGATCACATTCCAGAACTTCTTTAATAAATACGCGAAAAAGGCCGGTATGACCGGTACGGCTCTGACCGAGGAGCAGGAATTCCGTGATATTTACGGGATGGATGTCATCGAGATCCCGACGAACAGGCCGGTGGTCCGCATGGACCAGGACGATGCCGTCTATATGACCAAGAAAGAAAAGTTCAAAGCCGTTGTGGAAGAGATCCGGGAAGCACATGAAAAACAGCAGCCCGTCCTGGTCGGTACCATAACGATCGAGACCTCTGAGCTGCTGAGCGGCATGCTGAAGCGGGAGGGTATCCCGCATCAGGTGCTCAATGCAAAATTCCATGAGCTTGAGGCGGAGATCGTGGCACAGGCAGGTGTTGCCGGCACGGTGACGATCGCGACGAACATGGCGGGCCGTGGTACGGATATCAAGCTGGATGACGTGTCCAGGGAGGCCGGCGGATTAAAGATCATCGGCACGGAGCGTCACGAGTCCAGGCGTATTGACAATCAGCTGCGCGGCCGTTCCGGACGCCAGGGAGACCCTGGAGAATCCCGTTTCTATATTTCTCTTGAGGATGATCTGATGCGTCTGTTCGGCTCAGAGCGTATGATGAAGGTGTTTACGACACTGGGCGTTGCGGAGAATGAGCAGATCGAGCACAAGATGCTGTCAAATGCGATCGAGACGGCACAGAAACGAATCGAGAGCAATAACTACGGCATCCGTAAGAACCTGCTGGAATATGATCAGGTCAACAACGAACAGCGGGAGATCATCTACAAGGAGAGACGCCGGGTTCTGGACGGCGAGAATATGCGGGATGCCATCTATAAGATGATCACGGACACGGTTGACAATGCCGTGGATATGTGCATCAATGAGGACAACGACTCCTCCGAGTGGGATCTGGGAGAACTGAACACGGTACTGCTTCCGATCATTCCGCTTGAGCCGCTGACGGAAGAACGCGTGGCGGGACTGAAGAAGAATGAATGCAAACAGAAACTCAAGGAAGAGGCAGTGAAGCTCTACGAGATGAAAGAAGCGGAGTTTCCGGAGGCGGAGCAGCTTCGTGAGCTGGAGCGCGTCATTCTTCTGAAGATCATCGACCGCAAATGGATGGACCATATCGACGACATGGACCAGCTCCGTCAGGGAGTCGGCCTGCAGGCATACGGACAGAAGGATCCGAAGGTCGAGTATAAGATGGCGGCGTATGAGATGTTTGACGAGATGACCGCATCCATTCAGCAGGATACCCTGCGTCTGCTCTATCATGTCAGAATAGAACAGAAGGTGGAACGGGAGCAGGTGGCTCAGGTCACCGGAACCAACAAGGATGACAGCGGCCCGAAAAAACCGGTGCAGCGTACCGCAGAAAAGGTATATCCGAACGATCCGTGCCCATGTGGAAGCGGAAAGAAATACAAACAGTGCTGTGGCCGCAGAGCGTAA
- a CDS encoding PaaI family thioesterase yields METEIIIAYRDKIKSAGASEQESLFREMTEAVLRHRRVANSGIMQMMKMELAYCSYREQSITLRFPVEHWQLNPLNTMHGGLSATACDSTGGLLTRVAAFTGITPTVSLNMNYLAPIQEGTHLMIKATVEHLGRTLAQISMDGWIEETGKPAVMATGVYMPKAPA; encoded by the coding sequence ATGGAGACGGAAATAATCATTGCATACAGAGATAAAATAAAGAGCGCGGGGGCTTCGGAGCAGGAGTCCTTGTTCCGGGAGATGACGGAAGCAGTGCTCAGGCACCGGAGGGTGGCAAATTCAGGCATCATGCAGATGATGAAGATGGAGCTGGCATATTGCAGTTACCGGGAGCAGAGTATCACGCTTCGCTTTCCGGTGGAACACTGGCAGCTGAACCCCCTGAATACCATGCATGGGGGACTCTCAGCGACAGCGTGTGACAGTACGGGAGGCCTGCTGACACGTGTAGCGGCGTTTACGGGGATTACCCCGACTGTTTCGCTGAATATGAATTATCTTGCTCCCATCCAGGAAGGCACACATCTGATGATAAAGGCCACGGTTGAGCATCTTGGCAGGACTCTGGCGCAGATTTCCATGGACGGGTGGATTGAAGAGACCGGAAAACCGGCGGTGATGGCGACAGGCGTCTATATGCCGAAGGCGCCCGCGTGA